A single Camarhynchus parvulus chromosome 5, STF_HiC, whole genome shotgun sequence DNA region contains:
- the PDHX gene encoding pyruvate dehydrogenase protein X component, mitochondrial isoform X2 — protein MERPLLSRRAWEPAGTRGDAGTPGIKVLMPALSPTMEEGNIVKWLKKEGDTVNVGDALCEIETDKAVVTMESSDDGILAKILVEEGSKNVRLGSLIGLLVEEGQDWKQVEIPADAGSPSSVAPPAPAPASAPAAPSVSAPPKLQHQPGKLQVRLSPAARNILETHGLDPSNVTPTGPRGIFTKEDALKLLQEKQKGKPSELKPVVSPAPAAVPSPSQATAVTSYPRPAIPPVSTPGQPAALGTFTEIPASNIRRVIAKRLTESKTTIPHAYAAADCAIDAVLKLRKELAKDDIKVSVNDFIIKATAVTLKQMPDVNVTWDGEACRRLQSIDISIAVATDRGLITPIIKDVAAKGIMEIAASAKVLAKKARDGKLLPEEYQGGSFSISNLGMFGISDFTAVINPPQACILAVGRARPALKIVEDEEGNEKLEQHQLMTVTLSSDGRVVDDELASKFLETLKANIENPVRLALN, from the exons GTACACCTGGTATTAAAGTTCTTATGCCTGCACTTTCTCCAACAATGGAAGAAGGAAACATTGTGAAATGGTTAAAAAAGGAAG GTGACACAGTGAATGTTGGAGATGCATTGTGTGAAATTGAAACGGACAAAGCAGTGGTTACCATGGAATCAAGTGATGATGGCATATTGGCTAAAATACTG GTGGAAGAAGGAAGCAAAAATGTTCGCTTGGGCTCACTAATTGGTCTGCTGGTAGAGGAAGGCCAGGACTGGAAGCAAGTTGAAATACCAGCTGATGCTGGAAGTCCATCTTCTGTGGCTCCACCAGCACCTGCacctgcctcagctcctgcagctccttcagttTCAGCCCCTCCCAAACTGCAACATCAACCTGGGAAATTGCA GGTTCGCTTAAGTCCTGCAGCTCGCAACATTCTGGAGACACATGGACTAGATCCAAGCAATGTTACGCCTACTGGGCCTCGAGGAATCTTCACTAAAGA GGATGCTCTCAAACTTCTgcaagagaagcagaaaggtAAACCCAGTGAATTGAAGCCTGTggtttctccagctcctgctgcagtgccttCTCCCTCACAAGCAACAGCCGTGACTTCTTATCCAAGGCCAGCAATTCCACCAGTTTCCACACCAGGACAACCTGCTGCACTG GGCACATTCACAGAAATCCCAGCTAGCAACATCCGAAGAGTTATTGCTAAGAGATTAACAGAATCTAAAACCACCATACCTCATGCATATGCTGCTGCTGACTGTGCCATTGATGctgttttgaaattaagaaaagaatTGGCCAAAG ATGACATTAAAGTATCTGTAAATGATTTTATTATCAAGGCAACAGCAGTTACTCTGAAG CAAATGCCAGATGTGAATGTAACGTGGGATGGAGAAGCCTGCAGGCGGCTGCAGTCCATTGACATCTCCATTGCCGTGGCAACGGACCGAGGGCTCATTACGCCAATCATAAAAGATGTTGCTGCCAAGGGAATAATGGAAATTGCTGCCTCTGCAAAG gTTCTAGCAAAGAAGGCCAGAGATGGAAAACTGTTACCAGAAGAGTACCAGGGAGGATCTTTTAG tATCTCCAATCTGGGCATGTTTGGCATCAGTGATTTCACAGCAGTAATAAACCCTCCTCAGGCCTGCATCCTCGCTGTGGGCCGAGCAAGACCAGCGCTCAAGATCGTGGAAGATGAAGAAGGGAATGAGAAACTTGAACAGCATCAGCTCATGACAGTGACTCTCTCGAGCGATGGTCGGGTGGTGGATGATGAGCTGGCTTCAAAGTTTCTGGAGACCTTGAAAGCCAATATAGAGAATCCAGTGCGACTGGCCTTAAATTAA
- the PDHX gene encoding pyruvate dehydrogenase protein X component, mitochondrial isoform X1, with amino-acid sequence MAASLWLSGGGERLLRLLRAGRSALGAGLSLPARAGWRHLHGTWELLGTPGIKVLMPALSPTMEEGNIVKWLKKEGDTVNVGDALCEIETDKAVVTMESSDDGILAKILVEEGSKNVRLGSLIGLLVEEGQDWKQVEIPADAGSPSSVAPPAPAPASAPAAPSVSAPPKLQHQPGKLQVRLSPAARNILETHGLDPSNVTPTGPRGIFTKEDALKLLQEKQKGKPSELKPVVSPAPAAVPSPSQATAVTSYPRPAIPPVSTPGQPAALGTFTEIPASNIRRVIAKRLTESKTTIPHAYAAADCAIDAVLKLRKELAKDDIKVSVNDFIIKATAVTLKQMPDVNVTWDGEACRRLQSIDISIAVATDRGLITPIIKDVAAKGIMEIAASAKVLAKKARDGKLLPEEYQGGSFSISNLGMFGISDFTAVINPPQACILAVGRARPALKIVEDEEGNEKLEQHQLMTVTLSSDGRVVDDELASKFLETLKANIENPVRLALN; translated from the exons GTACACCTGGTATTAAAGTTCTTATGCCTGCACTTTCTCCAACAATGGAAGAAGGAAACATTGTGAAATGGTTAAAAAAGGAAG GTGACACAGTGAATGTTGGAGATGCATTGTGTGAAATTGAAACGGACAAAGCAGTGGTTACCATGGAATCAAGTGATGATGGCATATTGGCTAAAATACTG GTGGAAGAAGGAAGCAAAAATGTTCGCTTGGGCTCACTAATTGGTCTGCTGGTAGAGGAAGGCCAGGACTGGAAGCAAGTTGAAATACCAGCTGATGCTGGAAGTCCATCTTCTGTGGCTCCACCAGCACCTGCacctgcctcagctcctgcagctccttcagttTCAGCCCCTCCCAAACTGCAACATCAACCTGGGAAATTGCA GGTTCGCTTAAGTCCTGCAGCTCGCAACATTCTGGAGACACATGGACTAGATCCAAGCAATGTTACGCCTACTGGGCCTCGAGGAATCTTCACTAAAGA GGATGCTCTCAAACTTCTgcaagagaagcagaaaggtAAACCCAGTGAATTGAAGCCTGTggtttctccagctcctgctgcagtgccttCTCCCTCACAAGCAACAGCCGTGACTTCTTATCCAAGGCCAGCAATTCCACCAGTTTCCACACCAGGACAACCTGCTGCACTG GGCACATTCACAGAAATCCCAGCTAGCAACATCCGAAGAGTTATTGCTAAGAGATTAACAGAATCTAAAACCACCATACCTCATGCATATGCTGCTGCTGACTGTGCCATTGATGctgttttgaaattaagaaaagaatTGGCCAAAG ATGACATTAAAGTATCTGTAAATGATTTTATTATCAAGGCAACAGCAGTTACTCTGAAG CAAATGCCAGATGTGAATGTAACGTGGGATGGAGAAGCCTGCAGGCGGCTGCAGTCCATTGACATCTCCATTGCCGTGGCAACGGACCGAGGGCTCATTACGCCAATCATAAAAGATGTTGCTGCCAAGGGAATAATGGAAATTGCTGCCTCTGCAAAG gTTCTAGCAAAGAAGGCCAGAGATGGAAAACTGTTACCAGAAGAGTACCAGGGAGGATCTTTTAG tATCTCCAATCTGGGCATGTTTGGCATCAGTGATTTCACAGCAGTAATAAACCCTCCTCAGGCCTGCATCCTCGCTGTGGGCCGAGCAAGACCAGCGCTCAAGATCGTGGAAGATGAAGAAGGGAATGAGAAACTTGAACAGCATCAGCTCATGACAGTGACTCTCTCGAGCGATGGTCGGGTGGTGGATGATGAGCTGGCTTCAAAGTTTCTGGAGACCTTGAAAGCCAATATAGAGAATCCAGTGCGACTGGCCTTAAATTAA